From [Clostridium] symbiosum, a single genomic window includes:
- a CDS encoding succinylglutamate desuccinylase/aspartoacylase family protein: protein MSNQKKTGRCRPVLLLLFVLCAVFLFTVYRPGPETELIMEHTPLETGFTILESGSPGQTILVVGGIHGDETSGWMAADQLKKRRKLKSGTLIILSPANAPGSRNGERNVEQYRDLNRSFPGDKNRDLTDGLAASIFQKIREYSPDLVIDLHEAYREGSGRDFLGNSLIITDSGTIDQLVFDLIVESQDGTLKTSAPFSCYNGTPTGSLNRTVTETLGIPAVTVEVSQEDPLETRIRNQIAVVDRILGYYLME, encoded by the coding sequence ATGTCCAATCAAAAGAAAACAGGCCGTTGCCGGCCTGTTCTGCTGCTTTTATTCGTTTTGTGCGCCGTCTTCCTTTTTACGGTTTACAGGCCGGGGCCTGAGACGGAACTCATCATGGAGCACACTCCTCTTGAAACGGGATTTACCATCCTGGAAAGCGGCTCCCCCGGCCAAACCATCCTGGTGGTCGGAGGCATTCATGGGGATGAAACTTCCGGCTGGATGGCCGCAGATCAACTGAAAAAGCGCCGGAAGCTTAAAAGCGGGACGCTTATCATCCTCTCCCCCGCCAATGCTCCGGGGAGCCGGAATGGGGAACGGAACGTGGAACAGTACCGGGATTTGAACCGTTCCTTTCCAGGTGATAAAAACCGTGATTTGACGGACGGGCTGGCCGCCTCCATCTTCCAGAAAATCAGGGAATACTCCCCCGATCTCGTCATCGATCTGCATGAGGCTTACCGCGAAGGGAGCGGGCGTGATTTTCTGGGCAACTCCCTTATTATCACCGATTCCGGAACCATTGATCAACTGGTCTTCGACCTGATCGTGGAATCCCAGGACGGAACGCTCAAAACCTCCGCCCCCTTCTCCTGCTACAATGGCACTCCCACAGGCAGCCTGAACCGCACTGTCACCGAAACGCTCGGTATCCCTGCCGTCACCGTGGAGGTGTCGCAGGAAGACCCATTGGAAACG
- a CDS encoding uroporphyrinogen decarboxylase family protein produces the protein MTKRERIQAAVKGTKPDKLPYSLWTHLPGIDLDPALLAEKTYEFYKTYDVDFIKTMNNGMYPIEDFGCTVDYSEIAKGGVAKVTGTPVKEAADWLKLKPCPCTEGSLARELTSLKLLLEKVKDEEVPVLFTVFSPVTTADKISGKTMLSHIREGQGELVKKALDVITETTIALAAEAIRLGADGVFFASQMSTYDSMTAEEYMEYGKPYDLKVLEAAKDGWFNTIHAHGNNIMFDILKDYPVSVFNWHAGETLPELDEAFLMTGKCLMGGLKRMDITNGHKNEIQNQIYESFKTLKGLHQILTPGCVIRYPLDDNMLAYVKRVKEYVEERMY, from the coding sequence ATGACAAAGCGTGAACGAATCCAGGCTGCTGTAAAAGGGACAAAGCCGGACAAACTGCCGTACTCCCTGTGGACCCATCTTCCCGGTATTGACCTGGACCCTGCCCTTCTGGCGGAGAAAACGTATGAATTCTACAAAACATATGACGTGGATTTCATCAAGACCATGAACAACGGCATGTACCCCATCGAGGATTTTGGATGCACCGTAGATTATTCCGAAATTGCCAAGGGAGGAGTGGCAAAAGTTACCGGCACCCCCGTGAAAGAGGCCGCCGACTGGTTAAAGCTGAAACCATGTCCCTGTACCGAAGGCAGTCTTGCCAGGGAACTGACCTCCTTAAAACTGCTCCTTGAAAAGGTCAAAGACGAGGAAGTGCCCGTTCTGTTCACCGTTTTCAGCCCAGTAACCACCGCTGATAAAATTTCCGGTAAAACGATGCTTTCCCATATCAGGGAAGGCCAGGGGGAACTCGTAAAAAAAGCCCTGGATGTTATCACAGAGACAACCATAGCATTGGCCGCCGAGGCAATCCGTCTTGGAGCCGACGGTGTATTTTTCGCCTCTCAGATGAGCACCTATGATTCAATGACGGCCGAAGAATATATGGAATATGGAAAACCTTATGACTTAAAAGTTCTGGAGGCCGCAAAGGACGGCTGGTTCAACACAATCCATGCCCACGGCAACAATATTATGTTCGATATTTTAAAGGATTATCCTGTTTCCGTATTCAACTGGCATGCCGGAGAGACACTTCCTGAACTGGATGAGGCATTCCTCATGACGGGTAAATGCCTGATGGGCGGCTTAAAACGCATGGATATCACAAACGGCCATAAAAATGAAATACAGAACCAGATTTATGAAAGCTTTAAGACATTAAAGGGACTCCATCAGATTCTGACTCCCGGCTGCGTGATCCGGTATCCGCTGGATGACAATATGCTGGCTTATGTGAAGAGAGTAAAAGAATACGTAGAAGAGAGAATGTATTAA
- a CDS encoding L-serine ammonia-lyase, iron-sulfur-dependent, subunit alpha, whose protein sequence is MNRNTYNTYVSILKNELVVALGCTEPIAIAYAGAKVRKVLGQMPQRCEILCSGNIVKNVKGVTVPNSGGMKGIDTAATLGIVGGNVDRILAVLEDITPEQIETTQSLVRNGFCECGLIEGVENLYIVITAFAGEESATVEIRDYHSNITKIVKNGEVLYSASGSYSKESAGPDKSLLNVKDILEFADCVDLSDVGEVISRQIECNTAISREGLNNPWGAQVGRTLLDTFGSDVAIRAKAAAAAGSDARMSGCPLPVVINSGSGNQGMTVSLPIIEYAKEYHISDEGLYRALVAGNLISLHQKKYIGSLSAYCGAVSAACGSGVGIAYMLGATYDEICGIITDTIATIGGMVCDGAKPSCAAKIASAVDCALTAFHLSKNKRVFQPGEGLVKENVEDTIQSIGRMGREGMRATDIEILNIMLES, encoded by the coding sequence ATGAACCGGAATACTTACAACACTTATGTCTCAATTTTAAAAAATGAACTCGTCGTGGCCCTGGGCTGCACGGAACCAATCGCTATCGCCTATGCGGGCGCCAAGGTGAGAAAGGTTCTGGGGCAAATGCCGCAGCGCTGCGAGATTCTCTGCAGCGGTAACATCGTCAAAAACGTAAAGGGAGTGACCGTCCCCAACTCCGGCGGCATGAAGGGAATCGACACAGCCGCAACCCTGGGCATCGTAGGCGGCAACGTCGACCGTATCCTTGCCGTGCTTGAAGATATCACGCCGGAACAGATTGAAACAACCCAGTCTCTCGTCAGGAACGGATTCTGTGAATGCGGACTGATCGAAGGCGTGGAAAACCTCTATATTGTTATCACGGCTTTTGCCGGGGAAGAATCGGCCACCGTTGAAATACGTGATTACCACAGCAATATTACGAAGATCGTCAAAAACGGCGAAGTGCTCTACAGTGCCTCCGGGTCGTACTCCAAAGAGTCCGCCGGACCCGATAAATCCCTGCTGAATGTGAAAGATATCCTGGAATTTGCAGACTGTGTGGATCTCAGCGATGTCGGCGAGGTGATTTCCCGCCAAATCGAATGCAACACTGCCATCTCCCGCGAAGGCCTGAATAACCCCTGGGGCGCCCAGGTAGGCCGCACGCTTCTCGACACATTCGGAAGCGACGTTGCCATCCGTGCCAAGGCAGCCGCCGCTGCCGGTTCCGACGCCAGAATGAGCGGATGCCCGCTGCCGGTTGTCATCAACTCGGGAAGCGGAAACCAGGGTATGACGGTTTCTCTTCCAATTATTGAATATGCAAAGGAATACCATATTTCCGATGAGGGGCTGTACCGTGCCCTTGTGGCCGGAAACCTGATTTCCCTGCACCAGAAGAAATACATCGGCAGTCTGTCCGCCTACTGCGGAGCGGTCAGCGCGGCATGCGGAAGCGGCGTCGGCATTGCCTATATGCTGGGGGCCACCTATGATGAGATCTGCGGAATCATCACCGACACCATCGCCACCATCGGCGGAATGGTATGTGATGGCGCTAAACCATCCTGTGCGGCTAAAATCGCATCGGCCGTAGACTGTGCCCTCACCGCATTCCACTTAAGTAAAAACAAACGCGTATTCCAGCCGGGCGAAGGCCTTGTAAAAGAAAACGTGGAAGATACCATCCAGAGTATCGGCCGGATGGGCCGTGAAGGCATGAGGGCCACGGATATTGAGATATTGAACATTATGCTGGAAAGCTGA
- a CDS encoding LysR family transcriptional regulator, whose amino-acid sequence MNFLNLKYFIVTAEEMNFTKAAKRLFISQQSLSNHIAKLEDYFGVQLFDRNTPLTLTDAGESLLRSARKILNVKQEAELELQDIRDFRSAVLTIGVPNTRGSVILPPLLMRFRSEFPQVQIRLVEGTSNEITDALYKGDVDFTIGFELDAPDRIRTEVLHEEHTLIVVPDNILREYFSGEEQKEILSRKLLPIQVFARCPFIKMKHSNWIGEIFESSCREGNMTPIVILETVNIMTMVSMCRAGGGIIICPSVFVEDKRPALGNVKEEPIHTFILDFPNAHKMIAINYLKNKYQTKAAREFIEMTKVMLARP is encoded by the coding sequence ATGAATTTCCTGAATTTGAAATATTTTATTGTGACGGCGGAAGAGATGAACTTCACAAAGGCGGCAAAACGCCTCTTTATATCGCAGCAGTCGCTCAGCAATCATATTGCAAAGCTGGAAGACTACTTCGGCGTCCAGCTCTTTGACAGAAATACACCGCTTACACTGACCGATGCGGGGGAAAGTCTTTTGAGGAGCGCCCGCAAAATTCTGAATGTGAAACAGGAGGCGGAGCTGGAACTGCAGGATATCCGTGATTTCCGCAGCGCGGTTCTCACTATCGGCGTGCCCAATACGAGAGGATCGGTGATTCTGCCGCCGCTTCTGATGAGATTCCGGAGCGAGTTCCCGCAGGTGCAGATACGCCTGGTGGAGGGAACCTCCAACGAGATTACCGATGCCCTGTACAAGGGCGATGTGGATTTTACCATCGGTTTTGAGCTGGATGCGCCTGACCGGATCCGGACGGAGGTGCTTCACGAAGAGCACACCTTGATCGTGGTGCCCGACAACATTCTGAGAGAATATTTTTCCGGGGAGGAGCAGAAGGAGATTCTAAGCAGGAAACTCCTGCCCATCCAGGTTTTTGCCCGGTGCCCCTTTATCAAGATGAAACACTCCAACTGGATTGGTGAGATATTTGAAAGCAGCTGCAGGGAGGGAAATATGACTCCCATTGTGATTCTGGAAACGGTCAATATTATGACAATGGTTTCCATGTGCAGGGCCGGGGGAGGCATTATCATCTGCCCCAGCGTCTTTGTGGAGGACAAACGGCCGGCTCTCGGCAATGTGAAAGAGGAACCTATCCATACGTTTATCCTGGATTTTCCCAATGCCCACAAGATGATCGCTATCAACTATCTGAAGAATAAATACCAGACAAAAGCGGCCAGAGAATTTATTGAAATGACGAAGGTAATGCTGGCCCGTCCATAG